The genomic window CCACGCCTCGACGACGAACGCCGCGAGCGGCAGGACCGCCTCCGACGCCGACTCCTCGGCACGCGGCCGCACCACGACTCGCGTCGTCCACCCATCGAGGTACAGGCAACTCGACGAGGCCGCGGCGGGCGCCGATCGCGGTGAGAGCAGCACGGCGCGCTGCGCGTCATCCGCCGTGCACTCGATGGACGCCCGGCCGCCGACCAGGTCGATCGCGGCGAGCGGGTCGCCCTCGAAACGCACGTCGACCATCGGCGTCACCGCCCGGCCCCCGAGAGGGCCGGGCGCGGCGACGTCCACCGCGCCCGGTCCCGTGCTCACGAGGCGTCGGAGAACCGGTCGTAGGCGGTCTGCCAGATCTCGAGGAGCCGGTCGAGGCCCATCGTCTCGAGCTGCGACACGTAGGCGTCCCACTCGTCCTCGATGCCGCCCGAGGTGATCCACTGGGCGCGCTTCTGCTCGACGAGGGCCTTGATGTCGGGTTCGAGCGAGCCGATCTCCTGCAGCTCGTCGACCGAGAAGAACACCGACGGGTAGTTCTGCGGCTCGGCGTACGGGAGGTAGTGCTCCTCGAGGTCCTGCAGCCGCTGCAAGGCGCGCGGCTCGGGCAGCACGACCGTCTCGAAGTGCTCTCGCGTGAGCACGTGCGGGGCACCTGCGCCCGGCGCGACCTCCTGGCGGAGTTCGCCGGCGTTCACGCCGTCGGGCAGCTTCGCCTGCTCGAGCACGCCGTCCTCGTTCTCGACGAGGGTCTCGCCGATCGGACCGAACGAGACCTGCGCGGCCATCACGGGCTCGTAGAGCTCGTCGACCCAGCGCATGGTCGCCGCGGGCACCTCATTGGCGCTCGTGATGGCGAACGCGCTCCGTCCGAAGTCGGCGTAGTTGGACCGGCCGACGAGCTGCCCGTCGACGCCGTCGAGCACGGGCAGCAGTGCGTACTGGTCGGCTCGGTCGGCGCCGACGACCTCCTCGGTCTCCCACCAGACGTAGGAGCCGAGCACGGGCGTCTCGGTCTTGCCCTTCGCGAGGTAGGTCTTGTCGTCCTGGGTGAACGACTCGGGGTCGATGAGCCCCTCCTCGTACCAGTCGTGCAGCGTCGCGATCGCGTCGCGGTAGCGCTCGTCGGCACCGGTGTAGATCACCTCGTCGTCGCGCACGATCCGGTGGTCGGCGTTGTCGGCGATCCCGCCGAGCGCCGCGAAGAGGTCGCCGATGTCGGCGCACCACCAGTTGTTGATGAAGCTGAGCGGGATCTCGTCGGCCTTGCCGTTGCCGTTCGGGTCCTGCGTCTTGAAGGCGACGAGCGCGTCGTGGTACTCCTCGACGGTCGTCGGCATGTCGAGGCCGAGCGCGTCGAGCCACTGCGTGTTGATCGACCAGAAGAACGGCACCGCGGCGAGGCCGAGCTCCTCGGCGTTCGGCAGCGCGTAGATGTGACCGTCGGATGCGGTCACCGCCGCCTTGAGCTCGGGACGGGCCTCGAAGATGGCCTGCACGTTCGGCGCGTACTTCTCGATGAGGCCCTCGAGCGGGATGAGCGTGCCGTCGGTGCCGTATCGGACCAGTTCGTCGTCGGTGAACTTCGAGTTGAAGAACGCGTCGGGCAGGTCGTTCGAGGCCAGCAGCAGGTTGCGCTTCTCGGCGTACACGTCGGGCGCGAGCATGTTCCACTCGATCGCGATGTTGGTGTCCTCCTCCCACTGCTGCACGAGCGACATCTCGTTGTAGTCGGGCGCGAGCGAGGCCTTCTCGCCGGCGATCGTCAGGGTGAGGGCCTTGTCGACGATCGGCAGGCCGGTCTCGTTGAAGCCGTACTCGCTCGACCGGTCGTCGACGGTGGCCTCCTGCGGCCCGCTGCACGCGGCGAGCGCGAGCGCGAGGATGACGCCGGCGGCGGCGGCCGGGGCGATGCGGCGGCGCAGGCCGCCGAGGGGTCGGTTCATGGGGAAGTCCTTTCTCGTGTGCCGCAGCGTTGCGGCCGGAGCGGATGGGAATGCGGGATGGAGGTGGTGCGGGTGGGGGTGGTGCGGGTGATGGGTGATGCGGGGAAGAACGGGTGATGCGGGTGATGCGGGTGGGGGTGGTGCGGGTGATGGGTGATGCGGGGAAGAACGGGTGATGCGGGTGATGCGGGTTGTGGTGATACGGGTTGAGGGTGGATGCCGAGGGGCGGGGGTGGTGGCGTCAGCTCTTGACCGCGCCGATGAGCGCTCCCTGGGTGAAGAAGCGCTGGAGGAACGGGACCATCAGCATGAGCGGGATGGTCGCGAAGACGATGGCGGCGTACTTGAGCAGTTCGGCCAGCCGTTGCGCGGCCTCGTAGCTCTGCAGGTCGCCGCTCATGTTGGCGCTGCCCGAGAGGTCGGACTGCACGAGGATGTTGCGCAGCACGAGCTGCAGCGGGTACAGGTCGGGGTTGTTCAGGTAGATGAGGGCGTCGAAGAAGCCGTTCCAGTTCCACACGAGGTGGATCACGATCATCAGGGCGATGAGCGGCTTCGACAGGGGCAGCGCGACGCGGAAGAAGAACCGGAAGTCGCTCGCGCCATCCATCTGCGCCGCCTCGCGGAGCTCGTCGGGCAGGTTGGATTCGAAGAACGTCCGCGCGACGATGACGTTCCAGACCGCGACCGCGCCGGGCAGGATCATCGCCCCGACGGTGTCGAGCAGCCCGAGGTCGCGCACGACCAGGAAGCGCGGGATGATGCCGCCGTCGAAGAAGAGCGTGACGACGAGCAGGAAGGTGAGCGTGCGACGCCCGGGCAGGTCGCGCCGCGAGAGCACGTACCCGGCCGAGACGACGAGCGCGACGCTCACCGCGGTCGCGAGGCCGGTGTAGACGACCGAGTTCGCGAGGCCGCGCCAGACGGTGGGGTCGGCGAGGAGCCGCGCGTACCCGTCGAACGTGACGTCGACGGGCCAGAACCAGACCTGGCCCTCGTAGACCCGGGCCGGTTCGCTGATCGACGCGATCACGATGAAGTAGAGCGGGTAGATCACGGCGACGAGCGCGAGCCCGAGGATCGCCATGGTCGCGGCACTGAACAGCGGGTCGGCGAGGCGACGGCGCAGGTCGCGGCCGCGGCGGGCGGTGATGGGGCGGTCGAGTTGGGTGGTCATGGGCTCCTACCAGACGCTCGAGGTGCGCGCGCGGCGTGCGACCTGGTTGAAGGTGAGCAGCAGCGCGAGGTTGAGCAGGGAGTTGAACAGGCCGATCGCGGCGGCGTAGCTGAACTGCGCCTGCTGCAGGCCGACCTGGTAGGTGTACGTCTGCACCAGCTGGGATGCCGCCACGTTGAGGTCGGTCTGCATGAGCAGCGCCTTCTCGAACCCGATGTTCAGCAGGTTCCCGACGGCGAGGATGAAGAGCACCGAGATGACCGGCGCGATGCCCGGCAGGTCGATGTGACGGATGCGGCGGAGGCGGCTCGCTCCGTCGACCTTCGCCGCGTCGTGCAGCGCGGGGTCGATGCCGGCGAGCGCGGCGAGGTAGACGACCATGTTGAAGCCGGCCTCCTGCCAGACCGAGCTGGCCACGTAGACCGGGCGGAACCACTCGGCCGAGCCCATGAAGAAGATCGGCTCGCCGCCGAACAGCACGATCGCGTTGTTCACGAGCCCGGCGCGCGGGGAGAGCAGGATGAACAGGATGCCGACCACGACGACCGTCGAGATGAAGGTCGGCGCGTAGAGCACGTTCTGCACGAACCGGCGCGTGCGCCCCTGCGCGAGCTGGTTCACGAGCAGCGCCATGATGATCGGGATCGGGAAGAGGAAGGCGAGATTCACGATCGCGAGCAGCAGCGTGTTCGAGACGATCGTGCCGAACTGGTACGACGAGAAGAACCGCTCGAAGTGCTCGAGGCCGACCCACGGGCTCTGGGTGAAGCCGCCGGCGGGCGTGTAGTCGCGGAAGGCGATCTGGACGCCGTACATCGGCCAGTACTTGAAGACGAGGAAGTACAGCAGCGTCGGCGCGAGTAATACGTATAACTGCCAGTGGCGCAGCACGTTGCGGAGACGCGAGCGATGCCGCGGCCGGCTGCCGGAGTCACCGCCTCGCGCGGTGCGAGGCGAGCGCACGGTGCGGGCAGCGGACGCGCCATCCGGTGCACCCTGCGGTGCGGATGTCGCGTCGGCGTCGGTCGCCGATGCGGTGCGGAGCGCGGTGTCAGCCAACGCGACCTCCTCTCGGGGCCGCGACGGACCCTCGCTCGATCAGGGGGCATTCGATCCGCTCGGGGATCTCGTCGGCGGCATGCCCGCCGAGCAGGAGGTCGACGGCGCGGCGGCCCATCTCGACGAAGGGGAGGCCGAGCGTCGTGAGCCCCGGCCGCAGGAAGGGCGCGAGCGTCTCCTGGTTGTCGAAGCCGACGATCGAGACATCCCGCGGCACCTCGAGCCCGAGGGTCTCGAGCGCCTGGTAGGCGCCCCACGCGGTTCGGTCGTTCGCGCAGAAGATGGCGGTGGGCGGTGACGCGGCGCTCATGAGGGCCAGCGTGTGGTCGAACCCGCCCTGCGGATTGCCGTCGCCCTCGCGCACGAGGCGCCGGTCGTACGCGACCCCGGCGTCACCGAGGGCGGACCGGTAGCCGTCGTGCCGGCCGACCGCCGCCGGGAGTCCGGATGCCAGCGTCTCGATGTTGATCATCGCGATGCGGCGGTGCCCGGCCTCGAGCAGCGCGCGCGTGGCGGCGCGGCCGCCCTCGAACTCGTCGGGCACGACGGCGCGGGCGCGGCCCGCCGCATCCTCGGAGTTCAGGACGACCGTCGGCAGGCCTTCCAGGGCCTCGGGCACCGTGAGCCGGCGATGGTACATCGACGCGTAGACGATGCCGGCGACGCGCTGCGCGAGGAGCGCGTCGATCGCGGCGGCCTCGAGTCGCTCGTCGCCGCCCGTGTTGACCGTGAGCAGGAGCATCCCGTCGTCCCACGCGCGAGCCTGCGCTCCCTCGACGATGCGGCCCGCGAACGGGGAGCTCGCAACCACGTCGCCGACGAACCCGATGAGGCCGGCGGCGCCCTTGCGCAGGGTCTTGGCCGCGGCATTCGGGCGGTAGCCGAGTTCCTCGGCGGCCTCGAGCACGCGCTGGCGCGTGGCCTCGGCGACCCGCGAGCCGCCCGCCTTGTTGAGCACGAGCGACACCGTGGCCTGCGAGACCCCTGCCGCGGCGGCGACCTCGTTCATGGTCGCGATGCGGGCGGGTCGGGGCGTCATGGCTCTCCGTCGAGTCGAGGGTGGTGCGTGGGGGCGGGCGGGTCGGGTCGACGTTGGTTATACGTAACACTAACCCGTGCGCATCACTGTAGCGAGGTCGGACCGGGCGCACAAGTGATTCTTCGTCGGGTCTCCGTGCCCGCCCTGATGCGGCCGCCGCGGGATGGTGCCATGCTCGGGCTGCACGGTGATGGGCGGCGTCCACCACCGGGCGCCCGGAGCACATCATGGACGGTCCGACCCCAGTCGACGGCCGCGTCCCCGCACCATCCGAGGACACGCTCCCTGTGGCGCCCCCGGCAGCTCCGGATGTCGGGCCCGCCGCCGCCGCGGCATCCGACCCGCAGCCCGCGGCGAGCGCCGCCGAGCCGCCCCCGCCCACCCCGACGTCGAAGGTCGTCATCGAGTGGATCGGCGTGCTCCTGCCGTTCACGACCGTGCTCACCGCGCTCGCGTTCTGGTTCGGCTGGACGCTGACGAATGCGCGCAGCCGCTACCTCGGTGTCGATGCGAGCGTGTTCGGGTTCACCCCGACCGACTACATCCTGCGCAGCGCCGACGCGGTCATCGTGCCGGTGATCCTGATCTGCCTCGGCGGGCTCGTGTGGGTGAGCCTCATCGCGGGCGTCAATGTACTGCTCGACCGCCCGGCGATGCGCGGGCCGGTGCGCATCGGCGCGACGATCGCGTTGGCGGTCGCGCTCCTCGGCGTGCTGGTGGCGCTGCGCGCGATGTTCGTCGGGTTCGCGCCGGGCACGCACTACCTCGCCGCGCCGCTCGTGCTCGGCGTCAGCGCCCTCCTCGCCGGCACGTCGGCATCAGTGCTGCGCCGCACCGCGGCGAACCCGCAGCTTCGGCTCGCGCGCCTCTGGGGCCGCGGCGGCGTGGTGTTCACGGCGACGATCGTCGTCGCGAGCCTGTTCTGGGCCTCGACCCTGTATGCCGACGCGCTCGGCCGCGGCCGCGGCAGGGACGTCGAGCAGCAGCTCGACCGGCTGCCATCCGTCGTCGTGTACAGCGCGGTCCCGCTCGGCCTCGAACCGCCCGCCGAGCCGCAGCCCGTCGACGACGGCGGCCGGTACGTGATCCGCTACGACGGGCTCCGGCTGCTGCTGAAGTCCGACGGCTCCTACTTCCTGCTGCCCGACGGATGGCGCAGCGGCGAAGGTCCCGTCATCGTGCTCCGCGACGACGGCGACATCCGACTCGAATTCACGGCTGGAGGTGGATGACATGCATGCCATCCCACGCTTCGCGGCCGCGGCCGGCGCCGCGGCCCTGTTCCTCGCGCTCCTCGGCGGGTGCGCGACGGCTGACCCGGCGGGGTCCGACGGGACATCCGCACCGGAGGCGAACTCGAACCCCGACTCGGGTGACGACACCGAGGGCGAGGGCGAGGACGACACCGAGGAACCCGTCGAGACCAACGAGGTGCGCCTCACGTGGGTCGAGACCGGCGGCGCGTCGAGCGCCACGGTCGAGTTCCCCGACGGCCTGCCCTACTTCGCCTCGTTCCAGGTCGACGTCGACGAGGCCGACACGGCCGTCGTCCAGTCGGTCGCGCTCGACACGTCGGGCGAGTTCAGCGTCGACAACGACGGATGCACCGGCGCGACCGTCACGGCCGACGAGCCGTGCGCGATCACGCTCGTCCTCGACGTCGGCAGCACGGGCACGTACCAGGCGACCATCCGCGTGACGACGGAGGGCGGCTCGGAGGCGAGCATCCCGGTCGTCATCGACGTGGTCGACGAGATCGCGGACGACGAGTCCGGCAGCTGACTGCGCGGATGGCGGCGGCACCGATACCCTCGCCGACACCGACACCGACGCCGACGCCGACGCCGACGCCGACTGACACCCCACCACTACGCTGAGCGGATGACGCCGGCCGCCGCCGCACCGACCCCACCGTCCGAGCGCGCGGCACGCGCGCCCGCGTCATCCGCCACCGCCCGGCCCCTCGCCCCGCTCGCCCGCGGCCCCGTGCTCGCCCTCGCCGCTGTGCTCGCCGCGACGAGCAACGCCTACGGCTACCACCGCGACGAGCTCTACTTCCGCATGCTCGAGCCCGCGTGGGGGTACGTCGACCAGCCGCCGCTCACCCCGCTCATCGCTCGCACGATGGCGTCGATCGTCGACGAGCCGTGGTTCCTGCACGTGCCCGCCGTCCTCGCGGCGGTCGCGGCGGTCTTCGTGGCCGCGCTCATCGCGCGCGAGGC from Agromyces aurantiacus includes these protein-coding regions:
- a CDS encoding ABC transporter substrate-binding protein, yielding MNRPLGGLRRRIAPAAAAGVILALALAACSGPQEATVDDRSSEYGFNETGLPIVDKALTLTIAGEKASLAPDYNEMSLVQQWEEDTNIAIEWNMLAPDVYAEKRNLLLASNDLPDAFFNSKFTDDELVRYGTDGTLIPLEGLIEKYAPNVQAIFEARPELKAAVTASDGHIYALPNAEELGLAAVPFFWSINTQWLDALGLDMPTTVEEYHDALVAFKTQDPNGNGKADEIPLSFINNWWCADIGDLFAALGGIADNADHRIVRDDEVIYTGADERYRDAIATLHDWYEEGLIDPESFTQDDKTYLAKGKTETPVLGSYVWWETEEVVGADRADQYALLPVLDGVDGQLVGRSNYADFGRSAFAITSANEVPAATMRWVDELYEPVMAAQVSFGPIGETLVENEDGVLEQAKLPDGVNAGELRQEVAPGAGAPHVLTREHFETVVLPEPRALQRLQDLEEHYLPYAEPQNYPSVFFSVDELQEIGSLEPDIKALVEQKRAQWITSGGIEDEWDAYVSQLETMGLDRLLEIWQTAYDRFSDAS
- a CDS encoding carbohydrate ABC transporter permease, encoding MTTQLDRPITARRGRDLRRRLADPLFSAATMAILGLALVAVIYPLYFIVIASISEPARVYEGQVWFWPVDVTFDGYARLLADPTVWRGLANSVVYTGLATAVSVALVVSAGYVLSRRDLPGRRTLTFLLVVTLFFDGGIIPRFLVVRDLGLLDTVGAMILPGAVAVWNVIVARTFFESNLPDELREAAQMDGASDFRFFFRVALPLSKPLIALMIVIHLVWNWNGFFDALIYLNNPDLYPLQLVLRNILVQSDLSGSANMSGDLQSYEAAQRLAELLKYAAIVFATIPLMLMVPFLQRFFTQGALIGAVKS
- a CDS encoding ABC transporter permease, producing MADTALRTASATDADATSAPQGAPDGASAARTVRSPRTARGGDSGSRPRHRSRLRNVLRHWQLYVLLAPTLLYFLVFKYWPMYGVQIAFRDYTPAGGFTQSPWVGLEHFERFFSSYQFGTIVSNTLLLAIVNLAFLFPIPIIMALLVNQLAQGRTRRFVQNVLYAPTFISTVVVVGILFILLSPRAGLVNNAIVLFGGEPIFFMGSAEWFRPVYVASSVWQEAGFNMVVYLAALAGIDPALHDAAKVDGASRLRRIRHIDLPGIAPVISVLFILAVGNLLNIGFEKALLMQTDLNVAASQLVQTYTYQVGLQQAQFSYAAAIGLFNSLLNLALLLTFNQVARRARTSSVW
- a CDS encoding LacI family DNA-binding transcriptional regulator, yielding MTPRPARIATMNEVAAAAGVSQATVSLVLNKAGGSRVAEATRQRVLEAAEELGYRPNAAAKTLRKGAAGLIGFVGDVVASSPFAGRIVEGAQARAWDDGMLLLTVNTGGDERLEAAAIDALLAQRVAGIVYASMYHRRLTVPEALEGLPTVVLNSEDAAGRARAVVPDEFEGGRAATRALLEAGHRRIAMINIETLASGLPAAVGRHDGYRSALGDAGVAYDRRLVREGDGNPQGGFDHTLALMSAASPPTAIFCANDRTAWGAYQALETLGLEVPRDVSIVGFDNQETLAPFLRPGLTTLGLPFVEMGRRAVDLLLGGHAADEIPERIECPLIERGSVAAPRGGRVG